The following coding sequences lie in one Mycobacterium sp. Z3061 genomic window:
- a CDS encoding 3-oxoacyl-ACP reductase: MIDLSRRLAGRVAVITGGGSGIGLAAARRMHAEGATVVIGDIDAEAGGAAAEELSGLYVAVDVSDEESVNKLFDGAVHACGSIDIAFNNAGISPPEDDLIESTELPAWQHVQDVNLKSVYLCCRAALRHMVPAGKGSIINTASFVAVLGSATSQISYTASKGGVLAMSRELGVQFARQGIRVNALCPGPVNTPLLQELFAKDPERAARRLVHVPLGRFADPDEIAAAVAFLASDDSSFITASTFLVDGGISSAYVTPL; this comes from the coding sequence GTGATCGACCTGAGTCGGCGGCTGGCGGGCCGGGTGGCGGTCATCACCGGCGGCGGCAGCGGCATCGGCCTGGCCGCGGCGCGGCGCATGCACGCCGAGGGCGCGACCGTCGTCATCGGCGACATCGACGCCGAGGCCGGTGGCGCCGCCGCCGAGGAACTGTCCGGATTGTATGTGGCCGTTGATGTTTCTGACGAGGAGTCGGTGAACAAGCTGTTCGACGGCGCCGTACACGCCTGTGGGTCGATCGACATCGCATTCAACAACGCCGGTATCTCGCCGCCGGAGGACGACCTGATCGAGAGCACCGAACTGCCGGCGTGGCAGCACGTCCAGGACGTCAACCTGAAATCGGTGTACCTGTGCTGCCGGGCCGCGTTGCGGCACATGGTGCCCGCCGGTAAGGGTTCGATCATCAACACCGCGTCCTTCGTCGCGGTGCTGGGCTCGGCGACCTCGCAGATCTCCTACACCGCCTCCAAGGGCGGCGTGCTGGCCATGTCGCGGGAACTCGGCGTGCAGTTCGCCCGCCAGGGCATCCGCGTCAACGCGCTGTGCCCCGGCCCGGTCAACACACCGCTGCTGCAGGAGCTCTTCGCCAAGGACCCGGAACGGGCCGCCCGCCGGCTGGTGCACGTGCCGCTGGGCCGTTTCGCCGATCCTGACGAAATCGCCGCCGCCGTGGCATTTCTGGCCAGTGACGACTCGTCGTTCATCACCGCCTCGACGTTCCTGGTGGACGGCGGCATCAGTTCCGCCTATGTGACGCCGCTGTAG
- a CDS encoding PPE family protein, giving the protein MDYGQVPPEVHSARMHSGPGAESLLAAGTAWSNVADGLDEAADGFRRVTAKLNCGWQGMAAIAMTQAATPYLGWLNAAAAKSRQTAEHARAAATAYQEAHAAVVPPPVIAANRSHRASLAAGNALSQDTQTIAAMDARYEQMWARDVEAMYTYAAASAEASRVTPFTSGPLALDLPVPAQLGAAGDPEMMSAGSQLISAIPQVLQSLSASPLTSVGTALAAVSSSLARLSCLAVPVKFPMHLLNFLGRGPAMVAVRKAPPPVRATWGKGMSVGRLSVPPEWGAAEPPKAAVVDLYCSARRMRTIGGLAVNGRLVYS; this is encoded by the coding sequence ATGGACTACGGCCAGGTGCCGCCGGAAGTCCATTCGGCGCGCATGCATTCGGGTCCCGGTGCCGAGTCGCTGCTGGCCGCCGGCACCGCCTGGAGCAACGTGGCCGACGGGCTGGACGAGGCGGCGGACGGGTTCCGCCGCGTGACCGCGAAGTTGAACTGCGGCTGGCAGGGCATGGCGGCCATCGCCATGACCCAGGCCGCGACTCCCTACCTGGGGTGGCTCAACGCCGCGGCGGCGAAAAGCAGGCAGACCGCCGAGCACGCGCGGGCGGCCGCGACCGCCTATCAGGAAGCCCACGCCGCGGTAGTGCCCCCGCCGGTGATCGCGGCCAACCGGTCCCACCGGGCGTCGCTGGCCGCCGGCAACGCGTTGAGTCAGGACACCCAGACCATCGCCGCGATGGACGCGCGCTACGAGCAGATGTGGGCCCGCGACGTCGAGGCGATGTACACCTACGCAGCAGCCTCCGCCGAAGCGTCGCGGGTGACGCCGTTCACCTCCGGCCCGCTGGCCCTCGATCTGCCGGTACCGGCCCAGCTCGGTGCGGCCGGCGATCCGGAGATGATGTCCGCCGGGTCGCAACTGATTTCCGCGATACCGCAGGTGCTGCAGTCCCTGTCGGCCTCCCCGCTGACGTCCGTCGGTACCGCCCTTGCGGCAGTGTCTTCGTCACTGGCCAGGCTGAGTTGCCTTGCCGTGCCGGTCAAGTTCCCGATGCACCTGCTCAACTTCCTCGGCAGGGGTCCGGCCATGGTGGCGGTGCGCAAGGCCCCGCCCCCGGTCCGGGCGACCTGGGGCAAGGGAATGTCCGTCGGCCGGCTGTCGGTGCCACCGGAATGGGGCGCCGCGGAGCCGCCCAAGGCGGCCGTCGTCGACCTCTACTGCTCGGCCCGGCGGATGCGCACGATCGGAGGCCTGGCCGTCAACGGTCGGCTGGTCTATTCCTGA
- a CDS encoding alkaline phosphatase family protein, which yields MPGSICDVLPSAAALLGVSGAVDTLGLVESVGDVDRVMLVLIDGLGFHLLPDLVHDAPLLASVLSGGTGRLRQLTCTFPSTTPTSLVSLGTGALPGQHGILGFTLNIPGTDRVLNHIRWRDEPPVDEWQPLPTWFDRLTHAGVKARALLPEWFIGSGLTEAAYHGALFVPTHADDDYAGRLLDELRAAPGLVYGYTADLDTMAHVFGVGSPEWHEAASRVDALLTRLTESLPANAALLVTADHGGLNVAADARIDMDADPLLAAGIRVVAGEPRVRYLHTEPGATADVVATWSERLAGRADVYTRDQAVAAGLFGPVSPAHLPRIGDVVVVCTGGSAVLATGHEPPESARLVGFHGAATPAEMAIPLIELL from the coding sequence GTGCCCGGTTCCATCTGCGACGTGCTGCCCAGTGCGGCGGCCCTGCTCGGAGTATCCGGCGCGGTAGACACGCTCGGCCTGGTGGAGTCGGTCGGGGACGTCGACCGGGTCATGCTCGTGCTCATCGACGGGCTCGGCTTTCACCTGCTGCCGGATCTCGTGCACGACGCTCCGCTGCTGGCTTCCGTGCTGAGCGGTGGCACGGGACGGTTGCGGCAATTGACCTGCACCTTTCCGTCCACCACCCCGACGAGCCTGGTGTCACTGGGCACCGGCGCCCTGCCCGGGCAGCACGGCATCCTCGGCTTCACCCTCAACATCCCGGGCACCGACCGAGTGCTCAACCACATCAGGTGGCGCGACGAACCGCCGGTCGACGAATGGCAGCCTCTCCCAACGTGGTTCGACCGCCTGACGCATGCCGGGGTCAAGGCCCGCGCCCTGTTGCCGGAATGGTTCATCGGCAGTGGACTGACCGAAGCCGCCTACCACGGCGCCCTCTTCGTACCCACGCACGCCGACGACGACTACGCCGGGCGATTGCTCGACGAACTGCGCGCGGCACCCGGACTGGTCTACGGCTACACCGCAGACCTGGACACCATGGCGCACGTATTCGGCGTCGGGTCACCCGAGTGGCACGAGGCCGCGTCGCGCGTCGATGCGCTGCTGACCCGACTGACCGAGTCGCTGCCCGCCAACGCGGCGCTGCTGGTGACCGCCGATCATGGCGGCCTGAATGTCGCCGCGGACGCACGCATCGACATGGACGCCGACCCGCTACTGGCCGCCGGAATCAGGGTGGTCGCCGGCGAACCGCGAGTGCGCTATCTGCACACCGAGCCCGGCGCCACCGCCGATGTGGTGGCCACCTGGTCAGAACGCCTGGCCGGCCGCGCAGACGTCTACACCCGCGACCAAGCCGTCGCCGCGGGGCTGTTCGGACCGGTCAGCCCCGCTCATCTACCCCGGATCGGCGATGTCGTGGTGGTGTGCACCGGCGGGTCGGCGGTGCTGGCGACCGGCCATGAACCTCCGGAATCGGCGCGCCTGGTGGGCTTTCACGGTGCGGCGACCCCGGCCGAGATGGCCATCCCGCTGATCGAATTGCTCTAA
- a CDS encoding DUF6390 family protein: MTDATGAEMFARYAYAPNALGYCGPPLGATLRDGAVDEVLRAARGFSGAWPYLRVLSQLTGIADPLDYRLVEAYWLGGGVGADLPGTRFFEALLAIIGPQAGRYWSHLTPDLANEAAGNHCFHVFGVYPWTRFLGRGMDQHPLHVLDSCRITWGTVLSRSNDAIEVLCGRLAWDGRTLALAEPAPRILDVWADGYCAVPDVAAGDDVAVHWGRLCGRLQPDQVRALAESTDRQLRVTNDRLGS; the protein is encoded by the coding sequence GTGACCGACGCCACCGGCGCCGAAATGTTCGCCCGATACGCCTACGCCCCCAATGCACTCGGCTATTGCGGTCCCCCGCTGGGCGCCACCCTGCGCGACGGGGCGGTCGATGAGGTGCTGCGCGCGGCGCGCGGCTTCTCCGGGGCCTGGCCCTATCTGCGGGTGCTCTCGCAGCTGACCGGTATCGCCGATCCGCTGGACTATCGGCTGGTCGAAGCGTATTGGCTCGGTGGCGGTGTCGGCGCCGACCTGCCCGGTACCCGGTTCTTCGAGGCGTTACTGGCCATCATCGGCCCCCAGGCCGGCCGGTACTGGTCGCATCTGACCCCCGACCTGGCGAACGAGGCGGCCGGCAATCACTGCTTCCACGTCTTCGGTGTGTATCCCTGGACGCGCTTCCTGGGACGCGGCATGGATCAGCATCCGTTGCATGTGCTGGACAGTTGCCGGATCACCTGGGGCACCGTCCTGTCGCGTTCCAATGACGCGATCGAAGTCCTGTGCGGGCGGCTGGCGTGGGACGGCCGAACACTCGCGTTGGCCGAACCTGCCCCCCGGATCCTCGACGTATGGGCCGACGGGTACTGCGCGGTGCCGGACGTGGCCGCCGGCGACGATGTCGCCGTGCACTGGGGCCGGCTGTGCGGGAGGCTGCAGCCCGACCAGGTGCGCGCGCTGGCCGAGAGCACAGACCGGCAGCTGCGGGTGACCAACGATCGTCTCGGTAGCTGA
- the hypD gene encoding hydrogenase formation protein HypD — MKFVDEFRDPAAARTLLTAIEHLAGSGPGHFKFMEVCGGHTHTIYRHGIEHLLPDNVELVHGPGCPVCVIPMGRIDDAMWLAGQPGVIFTCFGDMMRVPGSAGSLLDAKARGADVRFVYSPLDALKIALDNPGRQVVFFAIGFETTAPSTAVTLVRARELRLSNFSVFCNHVTIVPPIKAILESPDLRLSGFIGPGHVSTVVGNRPYRFVPDVYRKPLVVAGFEPLDILASVAMLLRQIREGRCEVENQYKRVVPEHGNPAALKLMGTVFALRPHFEWRGLGFISQSALRLHDDFADFDAEQRFSMPGVRVADPKACQCGEVLKGVLKPWECKVFGTACTPETPIGTCMVSPEGACAAYYNFGRMHRDAAKLVGSAQT, encoded by the coding sequence ATGAAATTCGTCGACGAATTCCGGGATCCCGCGGCGGCCCGCACGCTGCTGACCGCGATCGAGCATCTCGCCGGAAGCGGTCCCGGGCACTTCAAGTTCATGGAAGTGTGCGGCGGGCACACCCACACCATCTACCGGCACGGCATCGAACACCTGTTGCCCGACAACGTCGAACTGGTGCACGGTCCGGGCTGCCCGGTCTGTGTGATTCCGATGGGCCGCATCGACGACGCGATGTGGCTGGCCGGCCAACCCGGCGTGATCTTCACCTGCTTCGGCGACATGATGCGGGTACCCGGTTCGGCGGGCAGCCTGCTCGACGCGAAAGCACGAGGCGCCGACGTTCGGTTCGTCTACTCCCCCTTGGACGCGCTGAAGATCGCGCTCGACAACCCCGGCCGCCAGGTGGTGTTCTTCGCCATCGGCTTCGAGACCACCGCTCCGTCCACCGCGGTGACGCTGGTGCGCGCACGCGAGCTGCGGTTGTCCAACTTCAGCGTGTTCTGCAACCACGTCACGATCGTGCCGCCGATCAAGGCGATCCTGGAATCACCGGACCTGCGCCTGTCCGGGTTCATCGGCCCGGGCCATGTGTCGACGGTGGTCGGCAACCGGCCCTACCGGTTCGTCCCGGACGTCTACCGAAAGCCGTTGGTGGTGGCGGGTTTCGAGCCGTTGGACATCCTCGCGTCGGTCGCTATGCTGCTGCGGCAGATCCGCGAAGGCCGGTGCGAGGTGGAAAACCAGTACAAGAGGGTGGTACCGGAGCACGGCAATCCCGCCGCACTGAAACTGATGGGCACCGTGTTCGCGTTGCGCCCGCACTTCGAATGGCGCGGGCTCGGTTTCATCTCGCAGAGCGCGCTGCGCCTGCACGATGACTTCGCGGATTTCGATGCCGAACAACGCTTCTCGATGCCCGGGGTACGGGTCGCGGACCCGAAGGCGTGCCAGTGCGGCGAAGTGCTCAAGGGGGTGCTCAAGCCCTGGGAGTGCAAGGTTTTCGGCACCGCATGCACTCCGGAGACACCGATCGGCACCTGCATGGTGTCCCCCGAGGGGGCGTGTGCGGCCTACTACAACTTCGGCCGCATGCACCGTGACGCCGCCAAGCTGGTGGGGTCCGCCCAGACGTGA
- a CDS encoding HypC/HybG/HupF family hydrogenase formation chaperone, translating to MCLGIPGRIVAITDPANHLAKVDVSGVQRTISVRLLEGDPPQPDDWVLVHVGFAMAKIDETEALLTLAAIKKLGEAYTTELEAFDSSAIV from the coding sequence ATGTGCCTTGGCATCCCTGGGCGGATCGTCGCGATCACCGATCCCGCAAACCATTTGGCCAAAGTCGACGTCAGCGGCGTGCAGCGCACCATCAGCGTGCGCCTGTTGGAAGGTGACCCGCCGCAGCCCGACGACTGGGTACTGGTGCACGTCGGCTTCGCGATGGCCAAGATCGACGAGACCGAAGCACTGCTCACGTTGGCAGCCATCAAGAAGCTCGGCGAGGCCTACACCACCGAGCTTGAAGCGTTCGACTCTTCCGCGATCGTCTAG
- the hypE gene encoding hydrogenase expression/formation protein HypE — MKNTAGEYLSSGPQFAEGQVIERIESFRRRRPRLLDDHITLAHGAGGKASAALVDAVFLEAFRNPLLESLGDGAVLTLPGGQRVAMSTDSFVVQPRRFPGGSIGALAVHGTCNDLAMAGAVPSWISAAFVLEEGFPIAELREIVADMAAAAADAGVQIVTGDTKVVPNGAADGVFITTTGAGVIPAERALTATAVRAGDRVLLSGSMGDHGMAVLLARGDLAIEADIASDTASLSPLVELLMAAAPNTRWLRDATRGGVGTVCNELAQSCGLGVLLDEQRLPVHPTVNGACELLGIDPLYVANEGKFIAVVAAGEADAGLAALRSHPLGVDAADIGEIVTEPRESVLLRTGFGGTRIVDMLVGDPLPRIC; from the coding sequence ATGAAAAACACGGCAGGCGAATACCTTTCATCGGGACCGCAGTTCGCCGAGGGCCAGGTGATCGAACGCATCGAATCGTTCCGCCGGCGACGTCCCCGCCTGCTCGACGACCACATCACGCTGGCACACGGAGCCGGCGGCAAAGCCTCGGCGGCACTGGTGGACGCCGTGTTCCTGGAGGCCTTTCGCAACCCGCTGCTCGAGTCGCTCGGTGATGGCGCGGTGCTCACCCTGCCCGGCGGCCAGCGGGTCGCGATGTCCACCGACTCATTCGTGGTGCAGCCCAGACGGTTTCCGGGCGGCTCGATCGGGGCCCTGGCCGTGCACGGCACCTGCAACGACCTCGCGATGGCCGGCGCGGTGCCGTCCTGGATCTCGGCGGCGTTCGTGCTCGAAGAGGGTTTCCCGATCGCGGAGCTGCGAGAGATCGTGGCGGACATGGCGGCCGCGGCGGCCGACGCCGGTGTGCAGATCGTCACCGGTGACACCAAGGTGGTGCCCAACGGTGCGGCCGACGGTGTGTTCATCACCACCACCGGCGCCGGCGTCATACCCGCGGAGCGCGCCCTGACGGCCACCGCGGTACGGGCCGGCGACAGAGTGCTGCTGTCGGGGTCGATGGGCGATCACGGCATGGCGGTTCTGCTGGCCCGGGGCGATCTGGCCATCGAGGCCGACATCGCCTCGGACACAGCGTCACTGAGCCCACTCGTCGAACTGCTGATGGCCGCCGCGCCGAACACCCGGTGGCTGCGCGACGCCACCCGGGGCGGGGTGGGCACCGTCTGCAACGAACTCGCGCAGTCCTGCGGGCTCGGGGTGTTGCTGGACGAGCAACGCCTGCCGGTGCACCCGACGGTCAACGGCGCGTGTGAACTCCTGGGCATCGACCCGCTGTATGTCGCCAACGAAGGAAAGTTCATCGCCGTCGTCGCGGCCGGAGAAGCCGATGCGGGTCTGGCAGCCCTGCGCTCGCACCCCCTGGGAGTCGATGCCGCCGACATCGGGGAGATCGTGACCGAACCGCGCGAAAGCGTACTGCTACGAACCGGATTCGGTGGCACCCGGATCGTCGACATGCTGGTCGGCGACCCGCTGCCGCGAATCTGCTGA
- a CDS encoding SIS domain-containing protein, whose amino-acid sequence MQHEPTDFLYPFIDAQEDNPESLLADLAASARAKAAESLAVRRATLAANADLLARVTSELARRFSTGGRMFTFGNGGSSTDCTTLAGLFARPPTGKPLPAWSLTTDQAIVTALGNDVGFELVFARQLIARAQPGDIAVAMSTSGNSPNLLTALAEARRRDLYTVGFAGYDGGAFAGNPDVDACFTVASQSVHRIQEAQALLGYRLWLAVQDKCDQTVGVA is encoded by the coding sequence ATGCAGCACGAGCCCACCGACTTCCTGTACCCGTTCATCGACGCGCAGGAAGACAACCCCGAATCGCTGTTGGCGGACCTGGCCGCGTCCGCCCGGGCCAAAGCCGCCGAGAGCCTCGCGGTACGGCGCGCCACGCTGGCCGCCAATGCCGACCTGCTGGCCCGGGTCACAAGCGAACTGGCCCGCCGGTTCAGCACGGGCGGACGGATGTTCACCTTCGGCAACGGCGGCAGCAGCACCGACTGCACCACGCTGGCCGGCTTGTTCGCCCGTCCTCCCACCGGAAAACCCTTGCCCGCCTGGTCTTTGACCACCGACCAGGCCATCGTCACCGCGCTGGGCAACGACGTCGGGTTCGAGTTGGTATTCGCCCGTCAGCTGATCGCTCGGGCGCAGCCCGGCGACATCGCGGTTGCCATGTCCACCAGCGGCAACTCACCGAACCTGCTCACCGCGCTCGCCGAGGCCCGCCGACGCGATCTGTACACCGTCGGATTCGCCGGCTACGACGGCGGCGCGTTCGCCGGCAACCCGGATGTGGACGCCTGCTTCACCGTTGCGTCCCAGAGCGTGCACCGGATCCAGGAAGCCCAGGCCCTGCTCGGTTACCGGCTCTGGCTGGCAGTTCAGGACAAGTGTGATCAGACGGTGGGGGTGGCATGA
- a CDS encoding hydrogenase assembly protein HupF, which yields MSTAMDRELGADLAADLAGAAFTVARRFAAGATMWSIAPSWEPHARHIAVEFVHPVIVGKRALPAVALTGPDLVDLVRISVRPGDLVIAVAGADDPDVRSVMRRSPAWGATTIWIGSGARPEPGAADHVLWSDDPDPRVPATGGFVLFYHLLWELTHVCFEHPGLLKTEAPEDVCVTCSDEGRLGEVLAATDRDHAAIRTARGTETVLTTLIGPVAAGDLVLVHAGTAISRTGPEV from the coding sequence ATGAGCACCGCCATGGATCGCGAACTCGGCGCCGATCTGGCCGCCGACCTGGCGGGAGCCGCTTTCACCGTCGCCAGGCGGTTCGCGGCGGGCGCCACCATGTGGTCGATCGCGCCGTCGTGGGAACCGCATGCCAGGCACATCGCGGTCGAATTCGTGCATCCGGTGATCGTGGGCAAGCGGGCGCTGCCGGCGGTCGCGCTCACGGGGCCGGACCTGGTGGACCTGGTGCGAATCTCGGTACGCCCCGGCGACCTGGTGATCGCGGTCGCCGGCGCCGACGATCCCGACGTGCGATCGGTGATGCGCCGCAGCCCGGCCTGGGGTGCCACCACGATCTGGATCGGCAGCGGCGCCCGGCCCGAACCCGGCGCCGCCGACCATGTGCTGTGGTCGGACGATCCCGATCCCCGGGTGCCCGCGACGGGCGGCTTCGTGTTGTTCTACCACCTGCTCTGGGAACTGACGCACGTGTGTTTCGAACACCCCGGCCTGTTGAAAACAGAAGCCCCCGAGGATGTTTGCGTCACCTGCAGCGACGAGGGACGACTCGGAGAGGTGCTGGCCGCGACGGACCGCGACCATGCCGCCATACGTACGGCACGGGGCACCGAAACGGTGCTCACCACCCTGATCGGACCGGTCGCCGCCGGCGACCTGGTGCTGGTGCATGCGGGGACGGCGATCTCGCGCACCGGACCGGAGGTCTGA
- the hypF gene encoding carbamoyltransferase HypF, producing MTTAPLTRPEDVRRRITVTGVVQGVGFRPFVHRLATELGLTGFVGNDSGAVFLEVQGEPPRVDEFARRLRDQAPPLSQVGSVSVTDIGVRDGPAPAFRIVDSQAVRGPATPIPPDVAVCDDCLAEMFDPRDRRHRHPFISCTNCGPRFTIIRSLPYDRPATTMSGFAMCRRCAAEYHDPTDRRFHAQPIACPDCGPSLWFDSPAGRTHGPGAVAATRLALADGALVAVKGIGGYHLACVVDDESAVRRLRARKSRGSKPFAVLVRDLAVARRYAFVDDTEAAVLTGPARPIVLLRRRPDAPVAEAVAPGNPLIGLMLPYSPVHHLLLDGPPDALVMTSANRSEEPICFTEEDAAHRLPQLCDAVLDHDRPIHVPCDDSVVRVRKGGELPIRRSRGYAPLPVALGIDGPPVLAVGGELKNTCCLTDGSRAYLSGHIGDMARYETLRAFEQAVGQLSEMRGRPARLAADLHPGYHTRAWAERHREGRPLDLVQHHHAHVVSLLAEHGRLGEPIVGVAFDGTGYGCDGTVWGGEILTLGRDSHRFRRAGQLRPVPLPGGDAAVRNPWRMALSQLRQAGVGWDGDLAPVIAATTDELRLLRSLLDTGTACVPCSSMGRLFDAVASLLGVRHRIDYEGQAAVELEALAQTATASAPLEFAIGADAMIDPAPMVRAMVAALRDGVPPAALAAGFHRALADAVAELVCRVAGPTRLVGLTGGVFQNVLLLQQCLNRLHDRDFEVLTHRLVPPNDGGLALGQAAVAMLIAREEEHR from the coding sequence GTGACCACCGCCCCCCTGACCCGGCCCGAGGACGTACGGCGACGCATCACGGTGACCGGGGTGGTTCAGGGGGTCGGCTTCCGCCCGTTCGTACACCGGCTCGCGACCGAGCTGGGGTTGACAGGCTTCGTCGGAAACGATTCGGGCGCGGTGTTTCTCGAAGTGCAGGGTGAGCCCCCTCGGGTGGACGAGTTCGCTCGCCGGTTGCGTGATCAAGCGCCTCCGCTGTCCCAGGTCGGTTCCGTGTCGGTGACCGACATCGGAGTCCGCGACGGCCCCGCACCCGCGTTCCGCATTGTGGACAGCCAGGCCGTGCGCGGCCCGGCAACACCGATCCCACCCGATGTCGCGGTGTGCGACGACTGTCTGGCCGAGATGTTCGATCCGCGCGACCGCCGCCACCGGCACCCGTTCATCAGCTGCACCAACTGCGGCCCGCGCTTCACGATCATCCGCTCACTGCCCTACGACCGCCCCGCCACCACCATGTCGGGCTTCGCCATGTGCCGACGGTGCGCCGCCGAGTACCACGACCCCACCGACCGGCGGTTCCACGCCCAGCCCATCGCCTGCCCGGACTGTGGACCTTCGTTGTGGTTCGACTCACCCGCCGGGCGCACCCACGGACCCGGCGCCGTGGCGGCAACCCGGCTGGCGCTGGCTGACGGAGCCCTGGTCGCCGTCAAGGGTATCGGCGGCTACCACCTTGCCTGTGTGGTCGACGACGAATCGGCGGTCCGCAGGCTACGGGCCCGAAAGTCACGCGGCAGCAAACCTTTTGCCGTCCTGGTGCGCGACCTGGCGGTGGCGCGGCGGTATGCGTTCGTCGACGACACCGAGGCCGCGGTGTTGACCGGTCCGGCGCGGCCGATCGTGTTGCTGCGCCGCCGGCCGGACGCTCCGGTGGCCGAGGCCGTCGCGCCCGGCAATCCGTTGATCGGCCTGATGCTGCCGTACTCCCCCGTTCATCATCTGCTGCTCGACGGGCCGCCGGATGCCCTGGTCATGACCAGCGCCAACCGGTCCGAGGAGCCCATCTGCTTCACCGAAGAGGATGCCGCGCACCGCCTTCCGCAATTGTGCGACGCCGTCCTCGACCACGACCGGCCCATTCACGTGCCCTGCGACGACTCGGTGGTGCGCGTGCGCAAGGGGGGCGAACTACCCATCCGGCGTTCGCGTGGCTATGCGCCGCTGCCCGTCGCTCTCGGCATCGACGGCCCCCCGGTGCTGGCCGTGGGCGGAGAATTGAAGAACACCTGTTGCCTCACCGACGGTTCGCGCGCCTACCTGTCCGGGCACATCGGCGACATGGCCCGCTACGAAACCCTGCGAGCCTTCGAGCAGGCGGTGGGCCAACTCAGCGAGATGCGCGGCCGCCCGGCACGACTGGCCGCCGATCTGCACCCCGGCTATCACACCCGCGCCTGGGCCGAACGCCACCGGGAGGGCCGGCCACTGGACCTCGTCCAGCACCACCACGCACACGTCGTCTCGCTGCTCGCCGAGCACGGGCGACTCGGTGAGCCGATCGTCGGCGTGGCCTTCGACGGCACCGGCTACGGATGCGACGGCACGGTCTGGGGCGGGGAGATTCTCACCCTGGGCCGCGACAGTCACCGGTTCCGGCGGGCCGGGCAGCTGCGTCCGGTGCCGCTGCCCGGCGGCGACGCGGCGGTGCGCAATCCGTGGCGGATGGCCCTGTCCCAGCTGCGGCAGGCCGGGGTCGGCTGGGATGGCGACCTGGCGCCCGTCATCGCCGCCACGACCGATGAATTGCGGCTGCTGCGTTCTCTTCTGGACACCGGCACGGCTTGCGTGCCGTGCTCGAGTATGGGCCGGTTGTTCGACGCGGTCGCCTCCCTGTTGGGCGTGCGGCACCGGATCGACTACGAGGGACAAGCCGCCGTCGAACTGGAGGCTCTGGCGCAGACTGCGACGGCCTCCGCACCGCTGGAATTCGCCATCGGCGCCGACGCGATGATCGACCCGGCTCCGATGGTGCGGGCGATGGTGGCGGCGCTGCGCGACGGCGTGCCACCGGCAGCGCTGGCCGCGGGCTTTCACCGGGCACTGGCCGATGCTGTTGCCGAGTTGGTGTGCCGGGTGGCTGGGCCGACCCGGTTGGTCGGCCTCACCGGTGGCGTGTTTCAGAACGTGCTGTTACTTCAACAGTGCCTGAACCGCCTGCACGACAGAGATTTCGAGGTCCTGACCCACCGCCTCGTGCCGCCGAATGACGGCGGGCTGGCGCTGGGCCAGGCCGCGGTCGCCATGCTGATCGCGCGAGAGGAGGAACACCGATGA
- a CDS encoding HypC/HybG/HupF family hydrogenase formation chaperone: MCLGIPGQVIGMLEGYEGQLALVDVTGRRRKVNIGMLPEETVEPGDWVIIHMGFAVEKTDRAGAAQALAGLQMMGSGPDPEGS, translated from the coding sequence ATGTGTCTCGGGATTCCCGGCCAGGTGATCGGCATGCTGGAGGGCTACGAGGGGCAGCTGGCCCTGGTCGACGTCACCGGCCGCCGGCGCAAGGTCAACATCGGGATGCTGCCGGAGGAGACCGTCGAGCCCGGCGACTGGGTGATCATCCATATGGGCTTCGCCGTGGAGAAGACCGACCGCGCCGGCGCCGCGCAGGCGCTGGCCGGCCTGCAGATGATGGGCTCGGGACCCGATCCGGAGGGCAGCTGA
- a CDS encoding hydrogenase maturation protease — MTARILVAGIGNIFLGDDGFGSEVARLTEIQHDDVRVVDYGIGGMHLAYDLLDAWDALVLVDAIPGRGTPGMLHVFQADHDGDSGATGLDAHSMDPQTVFASLRALGGNPPYTVIVGCEAGSVEEHLGLSEPVAAAVPRAVRAVHRIVAALQTSAPAEQEC, encoded by the coding sequence GTGACAGCGCGAATCCTGGTAGCCGGCATCGGCAACATCTTCCTCGGTGACGACGGCTTCGGCTCCGAGGTGGCACGACTGACCGAGATCCAGCACGATGACGTGCGCGTCGTCGACTACGGCATCGGAGGCATGCACCTGGCCTACGACCTGCTCGACGCGTGGGACGCGCTCGTCCTGGTCGACGCCATACCCGGCCGCGGCACCCCGGGCATGTTGCACGTATTCCAGGCCGACCACGACGGCGATTCCGGTGCAACGGGTCTGGACGCGCACAGCATGGACCCGCAGACCGTGTTCGCCAGCCTGCGGGCGTTGGGCGGCAACCCGCCCTACACCGTGATCGTCGGCTGCGAGGCCGGCAGCGTGGAGGAACACCTGGGCCTGAGCGAACCGGTCGCCGCCGCGGTGCCCCGTGCGGTCCGCGCGGTGCACAGAATCGTTGCCGCGCTGCAGACTTCGGCGCCGGCGGAGCAGGAGTGCTGA